In a genomic window of Gossypium arboreum isolate Shixiya-1 chromosome 9, ASM2569848v2, whole genome shotgun sequence:
- the LOC108456251 gene encoding glutamate decarboxylase 5-like, which yields MYSPKYTYFPTRSTAKKETMLAATNPTEEHVHSTFASRYVRAPVPRFKMPEKSIPKDAAYQVIHDELMLDGNPRLNLASFVTTWMEPECDKLMMAAINKNYVDMDEYPVTTELQNRCVNMIANLFHAPVGEEETAVGVGTVGSSEAIMLAGLAFKRRWQHKRKTEGKPTDNPNIVTGANVQVCWEKFARYFEVGLKEVKLKEGYYVMDPEQAVELVDENTICVAAILGSTLTGEFEDVKTLNDLLMKKNEETGWGTPIHVDAASGGFIAPFLYPDLEWDFRLPLVKSINVSGHKYGLVYAGVGWVVWRNKEDLPDDLVFHINYLGSDQPTFTLNFSKGSSQIIAQYYQFLRLGFEGYKNIIENCMENMKVLKQGIENTGKFNILSKDIGVPLVAFSLKDSSKHTVFEIAENLRRFGWILPAYTMPANAQHVAVLRAVIREDFSHGLAKRLVAHIEQVLKEMDGLPSRLQHKKTERETQEEVFRYWKRLVDRKRAGVC from the exons ATGTACTCTCCCAAATATACCTATTTTCCTACACGTTCAACTGCAAAAAAAGAAACAATGTTGGCAGCTACAAACCCAACAGAGGAGCATGTGCACTCCACTTTTGCTTCTAGATATGTTCGCGCTCCTGTTCCAAG GTTCAAGATGCCGGAGAAGTCGATTCCAAAGGACGCGGCGTATCAAGTAATACATGATGAGCTTATGCTGGATGGAAATCCGAGGTTGAACTTGGCTTCATTTGTTACAACATGGATGGAACCTGAGTGTGATAAGCTTATGATGGCTGCAATTAATAAGAACTATGTTGACATGGATGAATACCCTGTCACCACTGAACTCCAG AATCGATGTGTAAACATGATTGCAAACCTGTTCCATGCTCCGGTCGGGGAAGAAGAGACAGCAGTAGGTGTGGGAACAGTTGGTTCCTCTGAGGCTATAATGCTGGCTGGATTAGCTTTTAAAAGGAGGTGGCAACATAAGAGAAAAACAGAGGGAAAGCCCACTGATAATCCCAACATAGTCACGGGAGCTAACGTGCAG GTTTGCTGGGAGAAGTTTGCAAGGTATTTTGAGGTAGGGCTGAAGGAAGTAAAGCTGAAAGAGGGATATTACGTTATGGATCCAGAACAAGCGGTAGAGCTAGTAGATGAGAACACCATATGTGTAGCAGCTATTCTGGGATCAACGCTGACAGGAGAGTTTGAGGACGTGAAGACGTTGAATGACCTCCTTATGAAGAAAAATGAGGAGACCGGTTGGGGAACCCCCATTCATGTAGACGCTGCCAGTGGAGGATTTATTGCTCCTTTTCTTTACCCGGATCTCGAGTGGGATTTCCGGCTGCCTTTAGTGAAGAGCATCAATGTGAGTGGCCACAAATATGGCCTCGTCTATGCTGGTGTTGGTTGGGTTGTTTGGAGGAACAAAGAGGATTTGCCTGATGATCTTGTCTTTCACATCAACTACCTTGGCTCCGATCAACCCACTTTCACCCTCAACTTCTCCAAAG GCTCTAGTCAAATAATTGCTCAGTATTACCAGTTTCTACGCCTCGGTTTTGAG gGGTACAAGAACATAATTGAGAACTGCATGGAGAATATGAAAGTGCTTAAACAAGGCATAGAGAACACCGGGAAGTTTAACATATTATCAAAGGATATAGGAGTACCGCTAGTGGCCTTCTCTCTAAAAGATAGCAGCAAACATACAGTGTTCGAGATAGCCGAGAACTTGCGAAGGTTCGGATGGATCCTTCCGGCTTATACAATGCCTGCCAATGCACAGCACGTGGCTGTCCTCCGAGCAGTGATCCGAGAAGATTTCAGCCATGGGCTGGCGAAAAGACTGGTGGCACACATTGAGCAAGTCCTCAAGGAAATGGATGGCCTCCCGAGTCGCCTTCAACATAAGAAGACCGAAAGAGAAACTCAGGAAGAGGTCTTTAGGTACTGGAAACGCCTTGTTGATCGCAAGAGAGCTGGAGTCTGTTGA
- the LOC108454779 gene encoding F-box/kelch-repeat protein At2g44130-like encodes MKTFEFSTELLPGLPEELGLECLSRLPYTAHRLASRVCHRWRELLQSLDFYYHRKRLGYTQKLACLLLVFNSAIQNGPKNPSVSVSSSYGIAVFDSVSQSWDRLAPIPKYLNGLPLFCQLASCEGKLVVMGGWDPVMYDPVTDVFIYDFVTQQWRQGKDMPSKRSFFAIGACGGRVFVAGGHDENKNASRTAWVYDLRTDEWTELGELSQDRDECEGVVIGEEEFWVVSGYRTESQGQFDGSADVYGFKSEQWRRVEGVWEPGRCPRSCVGIGEDGKLLNWAEIDPGVRVRASGGRVLVTGSEYGCGALGFYTVETKEGQNSKMENISMPNEFSEFVHAGCYAEI; translated from the coding sequence ATGAAGACATTTGAGTTTTCAACCGAGTTGCTTCCGGGTTTACCTGAAGAACTTGGTCTTGAGTGCTTATCTCGGCTACCCTACACAGCTCACAGACTCGCCTCCCGAGTTTGTCATCGATGGCGGGAATTGCTCCAAAGCCTAGATTTTTATTACCACCGAAAAAGGTTAGGCTACACCCAGAAACTCGCTTGCTTGCTTCTAGTCTTTAATAGTGCAATCCAGAATGGACCTAAAAACCCGAGTGTATCTGTATCATCGAGTTATGGAATTGCTGTGTTCGACTCGGTGAGTCAGAGTTGGGATAGACTCGCCCCGATTCCCAAGTACCTAAACGGGTTGCCTTTGTTTTGCCAATTAGCAAGCTGTGAAGGTAAGCTTGTGGTGATGGGCGGGTGGGACCCGGTGATGTACGATCCGGTTACTGATGTGTTCATCTACGATTTCGTGACTCAGCAATGGAGACAAGGGAAGGATATGCCTTCAAAAAGATCCTTCTTTGCAATCGGGGCATGTGGAGGTCGGGTTTTTGTTGCGGGCGGGCATGACGAGAACAAGAACGCGTCAAGAACCGCTTGGGTTTACGATCTGAGAACGGACGAGTGGACTGAGTTGGGGGAGTTGAGTCAAGACCGAGACGAATGTGAAGGTGTAGTGATTGGGGAAGAGGAGTTCTGGGTGGTGAGTGGATACAGAACGGAGAGCCAAGGTCAATTTGATGGAAGCGCTGACGTGTACGGGTTCAAGTCGGAACAATGGAGACGGGTGGAAGGGGTTTGGGAACCGGGTCGATGCCCGAGATCGTGTGTGGGGATAGGGGAAGATGGGAAATTGCTGAATTGGGCAGAGATCGACCCGGGCGTTCGGGTCAGAGCATCTGGGGGGAGGGTTTTGGTTACCGGGTCGGAGTATGGATGTGGTGCGCTTGGGTTTTACACGGTGGAAACGAAGGAAGGGCAAAACAGTAAAATGGAGAATATCAGTATGCCTAATGAGTTCTCTGAGTTTGTTCACGCAGGCTGCTATGCAGAAATCTGA